Proteins from one Coregonus clupeaformis isolate EN_2021a chromosome 29, ASM2061545v1, whole genome shotgun sequence genomic window:
- the LOC121544936 gene encoding KATNB1-like protein 1 isoform X1 codes for MIPSSHTGIFMMDSEEHDSDEGEYQCLEEQDMIQCRVPYSHAKNTKELDFCNKEDLNKKRCPAGRSGNNPGRQKRVVSCKRKTHHLTISRRKQPATVRTYDVANKENEMACVQDMEEMFYMDPWEFPLTAPHHNKTDEAGSKDSDYFTELSKDHNTMTDVLFGRNLRLSVALTLWQRNVGELLTYFLRIQDTGVFVDFLPVITKSLDGESASPSVSIGCCVDLFPLVEKVLTSQYEEHLVVGLGWVQSVLRHWWPELSASGRTDTQSIDGNVRVFKQQLKEFWNQEPNLSSVPGSAGEIAKFIDYYLLQLP; via the exons GATATTCATGATGGACTCGGAGGAGCATGATAGTGACGAGGGAGAATATCAATGCCTTGAAGAGCAGGACATGATCCAGTGCAGAGTACCCTACTCTCATGCAAAGAACACCAAGGAG TTGGATTTCTGTAATAAGGAAGACCTTAATAAGAAGAG ATGTCCGGCAGGTCGTTCAGGGAACAACCCTGGGAGACAGAAGCGGGTTGTGTCATGTAAGAGGAAGACGCACCATCTCACTATCAGTCGGAGGAAGCAGCCTGCCACAGTGAGGACTTATGATGTGGCCAACAAGGAGAACGAAATGGCCTGTGTGCAGGACATGGAAGAGATGTTCTACATGGACCCATGGGAGTTTCCACTCACTGCCCCCCATCATAACAAGACTGATGAGGCTGGTTCAAAAGACAGTGACTACTTCACAGAG TTGTCAAAGGACCACAACACAATGACAGATGTGCTCTTTGGAAGAAATCTGAGACTGAGTGTTGCTTTGACCCTTTGGCAAAGAAATGTTGGAGAACTGCTTACATATTTTTTAAG AATCCAAGACACTGGTGTGTTTGTTGATTTTCTTCCAGTGATAACAAAAAG CCTTGATGGTGAGTCAGCGTCACCCAGCGTTTCCATTGGCTGTTGTGTTGACCTTTTCCCCCTTGTTGAAAAGGTCCTCACTAGTCAATATGAAGA GCACCTGGTAGTTGGTTTAGGATGGGTACAATCAGTATTAAGACATTGGTGGCCAGAGCTCTCAGCAAGTGGAAGAACTGACACTCAATCTATTGATGG AAATGTTCGAGTGTTCAAACAGCAGCTAAAGGAGTTTTGGAACCAGGAGCCTAATTTGAGTTCAGTTCCAGGAAGTGCAGGTGAAATAGCAAAG TTTATAGACTATTACCTGTTACAATTGCCCTGA
- the LOC121544936 gene encoding KATNB1-like protein 1 isoform X2: MMDSEEHDSDEGEYQCLEEQDMIQCRVPYSHAKNTKELDFCNKEDLNKKRCPAGRSGNNPGRQKRVVSCKRKTHHLTISRRKQPATVRTYDVANKENEMACVQDMEEMFYMDPWEFPLTAPHHNKTDEAGSKDSDYFTELSKDHNTMTDVLFGRNLRLSVALTLWQRNVGELLTYFLRIQDTGVFVDFLPVITKSLDGESASPSVSIGCCVDLFPLVEKVLTSQYEEHLVVGLGWVQSVLRHWWPELSASGRTDTQSIDGNVRVFKQQLKEFWNQEPNLSSVPGSAGEIAKFIDYYLLQLP; the protein is encoded by the exons ATGATGGACTCGGAGGAGCATGATAGTGACGAGGGAGAATATCAATGCCTTGAAGAGCAGGACATGATCCAGTGCAGAGTACCCTACTCTCATGCAAAGAACACCAAGGAG TTGGATTTCTGTAATAAGGAAGACCTTAATAAGAAGAG ATGTCCGGCAGGTCGTTCAGGGAACAACCCTGGGAGACAGAAGCGGGTTGTGTCATGTAAGAGGAAGACGCACCATCTCACTATCAGTCGGAGGAAGCAGCCTGCCACAGTGAGGACTTATGATGTGGCCAACAAGGAGAACGAAATGGCCTGTGTGCAGGACATGGAAGAGATGTTCTACATGGACCCATGGGAGTTTCCACTCACTGCCCCCCATCATAACAAGACTGATGAGGCTGGTTCAAAAGACAGTGACTACTTCACAGAG TTGTCAAAGGACCACAACACAATGACAGATGTGCTCTTTGGAAGAAATCTGAGACTGAGTGTTGCTTTGACCCTTTGGCAAAGAAATGTTGGAGAACTGCTTACATATTTTTTAAG AATCCAAGACACTGGTGTGTTTGTTGATTTTCTTCCAGTGATAACAAAAAG CCTTGATGGTGAGTCAGCGTCACCCAGCGTTTCCATTGGCTGTTGTGTTGACCTTTTCCCCCTTGTTGAAAAGGTCCTCACTAGTCAATATGAAGA GCACCTGGTAGTTGGTTTAGGATGGGTACAATCAGTATTAAGACATTGGTGGCCAGAGCTCTCAGCAAGTGGAAGAACTGACACTCAATCTATTGATGG AAATGTTCGAGTGTTCAAACAGCAGCTAAAGGAGTTTTGGAACCAGGAGCCTAATTTGAGTTCAGTTCCAGGAAGTGCAGGTGAAATAGCAAAG TTTATAGACTATTACCTGTTACAATTGCCCTGA
- the LOC121544936 gene encoding KATNB1-like protein 1 isoform X3, with product MQRTPRRCPAGRSGNNPGRQKRVVSCKRKTHHLTISRRKQPATVRTYDVANKENEMACVQDMEEMFYMDPWEFPLTAPHHNKTDEAGSKDSDYFTELSKDHNTMTDVLFGRNLRLSVALTLWQRNVGELLTYFLRIQDTGVFVDFLPVITKSLDGESASPSVSIGCCVDLFPLVEKVLTSQYEEHLVVGLGWVQSVLRHWWPELSASGRTDTQSIDGNVRVFKQQLKEFWNQEPNLSSVPGSAGEIAKFIDYYLLQLP from the exons ATGCAAAGAACACCAAGGAG ATGTCCGGCAGGTCGTTCAGGGAACAACCCTGGGAGACAGAAGCGGGTTGTGTCATGTAAGAGGAAGACGCACCATCTCACTATCAGTCGGAGGAAGCAGCCTGCCACAGTGAGGACTTATGATGTGGCCAACAAGGAGAACGAAATGGCCTGTGTGCAGGACATGGAAGAGATGTTCTACATGGACCCATGGGAGTTTCCACTCACTGCCCCCCATCATAACAAGACTGATGAGGCTGGTTCAAAAGACAGTGACTACTTCACAGAG TTGTCAAAGGACCACAACACAATGACAGATGTGCTCTTTGGAAGAAATCTGAGACTGAGTGTTGCTTTGACCCTTTGGCAAAGAAATGTTGGAGAACTGCTTACATATTTTTTAAG AATCCAAGACACTGGTGTGTTTGTTGATTTTCTTCCAGTGATAACAAAAAG CCTTGATGGTGAGTCAGCGTCACCCAGCGTTTCCATTGGCTGTTGTGTTGACCTTTTCCCCCTTGTTGAAAAGGTCCTCACTAGTCAATATGAAGA GCACCTGGTAGTTGGTTTAGGATGGGTACAATCAGTATTAAGACATTGGTGGCCAGAGCTCTCAGCAAGTGGAAGAACTGACACTCAATCTATTGATGG AAATGTTCGAGTGTTCAAACAGCAGCTAAAGGAGTTTTGGAACCAGGAGCCTAATTTGAGTTCAGTTCCAGGAAGTGCAGGTGAAATAGCAAAG TTTATAGACTATTACCTGTTACAATTGCCCTGA